The Phycisphaerae bacterium genomic interval CGCAGGTCGCCGAGGCTGAGGCCAGCCTGGACAAGGTGGCTGCCGAACTGAAGCTCCCCAAGGTCTGCGGCCCGGCGCCCAAGCCGCCGATGCCGCCCTCGGCCAACGGTCCGGCGAAAAGGGACAAGATTGCGGTCATGCCGTTTGCCGAGGCCGTGGCCAAGACCGGAATGATCGAGGCGGTGGCCAAGAACAAGCTCTCGACGCGGCGAGCCTATGGAGCAGCGCTGTTCGCCCTTGGTCACGCCGATGAACGAATCGTTGCTCTGGACGGCGACGTCAGCAACTCGACTTTCGCCAACGTCTTTGCCAAGGCGTTCCCGAACCGTTTCTTCGAGTGCAAAATCGCCGAGCAGAACATGATCTCGACGGCCGCGGGTCTCTCGGCCGCCGGTTACATCCCCTTTGCCAGCAGTTTCGCCAAGTTCCTGGCCCGCGGGTATGACCAGTTTGAAATGGCCGCGATCACTCGGGCGAACGTCAAACTCGTCGGTTCGCACGCCGGCTGCTCGCTCGGCGCTGACGGTCCCAGCCAGATGAGCCTGCCCGACATGGCGTATTTCCGAGCGTACACCACGGCGGAAGACGGGCGCGGCAACCCGGCGCTGACCCTCTTCCATCCGGCTGATGCGGTGGCCGCCTACCGCCTGACCGAGATGGCCGCCAACATCAACGGTCTGTGCTACGTCCGCACGCACCGTCCGGATGTCCCGCTGATCTACCCGCAGGATGCGGTTTTCAAGCTCGGCGGATGCGGCAAACTGGCCGAGGGTGACTCCGTGACCATCGTGGCAAGCGGCTACATGACGACGCTGGCTTTGAAGGCGGTTCGCGAATTGGAGAAGGCCGGGATCAAGTGCAACCTCTTCGATGCTTACTGCCTGCCAATAGATGCCGAGCCGGTTCTCACCGCCGCGCGGAAGGCCAACGGCAGGATTCTGACCGTCGAGGACAATTTCGCCGGCGGTTTCAATGCCGCACTGGCCGAGGCCGCCGCTCGCGGCGGCGACGTGAAGGTTTTTGCCATGACCTGCCCGCGGATTCCCAAGTCCGGCAAGGATGGCGACATCGTCCTAGCCGCCCTGGGCCTCGGCGTACAGAATATCGTTGCCCGGGTGAAAGAACTCCGGTAGGGCATAGTTGAGGTCGCCACGGCGACCGAGACCCGCCTTCTTGTTGAAACGGCGGGTCTCGCTTGGCTCGACGCTGCCCTACTTGAGAAACGTGAACGGGCCTCCCTCTGGCACAAGCGGCGGGAGGCCCGT includes:
- a CDS encoding transketolase, which translates into the protein MSNPLESRVIELGKHVVRMTTAAGSGHPSSALSLAHIVAALMYEQMRYDPADPWNPASDRLVLSEGHSVPIVYAAYADLGGVVGKSPAAKRALTLDDLKSLRELDSVLDGHPNPAEGFPFFDAATGSLGQGLSVGAGLALGARLSKIDKRIFVIIGDGESREGQIWEALDFIIDHELVNVCPIFNCNGQGQADYVSKQQSADVLVGKLKAFGYDVQDIDGHKMDQIASAVAKVGKGSVPVAIVARTQKGWGVDSLKDKSNHGKPLTAAQVAEAEASLDKVAAELKLPKVCGPAPKPPMPPSANGPAKRDKIAVMPFAEAVAKTGMIEAVAKNKLSTRRAYGAALFALGHADERIVALDGDVSNSTFANVFAKAFPNRFFECKIAEQNMISTAAGLSAAGYIPFASSFAKFLARGYDQFEMAAITRANVKLVGSHAGCSLGADGPSQMSLPDMAYFRAYTTAEDGRGNPALTLFHPADAVAAYRLTEMAANINGLCYVRTHRPDVPLIYPQDAVFKLGGCGKLAEGDSVTIVASGYMTTLALKAVRELEKAGIKCNLFDAYCLPIDAEPVLTAARKANGRILTVEDNFAGGFNAALAEAAARGGDVKVFAMTCPRIPKSGKDGDIVLAALGLGVQNIVARVKELR